The following proteins come from a genomic window of Nostoc sp. ATCC 53789:
- a CDS encoding aminotransferase class V-fold PLP-dependent enzyme, which translates to MTDILAIGVNIKQEAVQLPLVAENFDSFWEKEIRPLFTDESLSFRVKTLKGNYVNYVNLDNGATTTPFTTLKQHVDEMLDTYGSVHRGSGQKSIITTREYDASRNVIRDFVGSSSDNYVIFAKNTTEAINGAATLWAKKPGKILVSDIEHSSNLLPWVTRDEVVQYRTQPDGSVSVAEIEDIFKAHQNLPEAEQIKLVTITGASTITGYRPPIYEIAALAHRYGAKIFADVCQLIQHERVDMRADDDPCHLDFVAFSGHKMYAPYGTGVLLGPKEFFDSSYPYQIGGGNLPYITRNLEIKRFYTERAHDPGTPNAMGAIAIAKAIEIIEALGRDRIAKYEHSLVEFTYTRLRLIPGVKLHIPGDNLAHVIPFDIDGFDGRLVAEILAQEYGIGVRAGAFCTYEYIRKLKNISDERDYEIAQEVDRGITRNIPSIIRASFAVYNTLKDCDRFIDAIAQIAKNGFAHYLPNYTQDEITGVWTAINS; encoded by the coding sequence ATGACCGACATACTTGCAATAGGTGTAAATATAAAGCAAGAAGCTGTCCAATTACCGCTAGTTGCAGAAAATTTTGACAGTTTTTGGGAGAAAGAAATTAGACCGTTATTCACAGATGAGTCTCTATCTTTTAGGGTGAAGACTCTGAAGGGAAACTATGTAAACTACGTCAACTTGGATAATGGAGCTACAACCACTCCCTTTACAACCCTCAAGCAGCATGTAGACGAGATGCTTGACACTTATGGCAGCGTACATAGAGGTTCTGGGCAAAAGTCCATCATCACTACACGAGAATATGACGCTAGTCGGAACGTGATTCGAGACTTTGTGGGGTCATCTTCAGACAACTATGTAATCTTTGCGAAGAATACAACAGAAGCAATTAATGGAGCCGCCACACTTTGGGCAAAAAAACCTGGGAAAATCTTAGTTTCTGATATTGAGCATTCATCAAACCTGCTCCCTTGGGTTACTAGAGACGAAGTTGTCCAATACAGAACCCAACCGGATGGAAGTGTAAGTGTCGCAGAAATTGAAGATATCTTCAAGGCACACCAAAATCTTCCTGAAGCCGAGCAAATTAAGTTAGTAACTATTACAGGTGCTTCAACAATTACAGGTTATAGACCCCCAATTTACGAAATCGCAGCTTTAGCACATCGGTATGGAGCTAAAATTTTTGCCGATGTGTGTCAGTTAATTCAGCATGAACGAGTAGATATGCGTGCTGATGATGACCCATGTCATTTAGATTTTGTGGCTTTCTCTGGACACAAGATGTATGCACCTTATGGAACTGGGGTTTTGCTGGGGCCAAAGGAATTTTTTGATAGTTCTTACCCTTATCAAATTGGTGGTGGGAACCTGCCCTATATCACCAGAAATCTAGAGATCAAGCGTTTTTACACAGAACGGGCCCATGACCCTGGAACACCAAACGCAATGGGTGCGATCGCCATTGCCAAGGCGATTGAAATTATCGAAGCACTAGGCCGCGATCGCATTGCTAAGTATGAACACTCTCTAGTTGAATTCACATATACACGCCTTAGGCTGATTCCTGGAGTTAAACTACATATCCCAGGAGATAATTTAGCCCATGTTATTCCCTTTGATATTGATGGGTTTGATGGACGCTTAGTAGCAGAAATTCTGGCACAAGAATACGGCATTGGAGTTAGGGCTGGGGCTTTCTGCACTTATGAATACATTCGCAAACTCAAGAATATTTCAGATGAGCGAGACTACGAGATTGCTCAGGAAGTAGACAGGGGAATTACACGCAACATTCCTAGTATTATCCGCGCCAGCTTTGCAGTATATAATACATTAAAAGACTGCGATCGCTTTATTGATGCGATCGCTCAAATAGCTAAAAACGGATTTGCTCACTATTTGCCCAACTACACACAAGATGAAATAACTGGTGTTTGGACAGCGATAAACAGCTAG